DNA from Polaribacter sp. NJDZ03:
CTGCCATTTTCATGTCTGTTTCTATTTTATTTTTTTTAGCCGCTATAATTATTACTTCTTCTAAGACGCCACCTAAACTATCTTTTTTCTTCTCAACAGTTTGTGCATTTGCGAGAGTTGCTAATAATAGGATTGCTATCGTTATTATTTTCATATTCTTAAAATAAGATATCAATATGAAGTTCTCCTCTTTCTCCTTCTACTCCTGGAGTAAATTCGGTAGAAACTTCGTTTCCTTTTATTATGTGTTGATTTTCATCTTTTAAAATGAAATTCAACGTCCAATTCCCTGTCATAGTGTAATTCACAACTCCATGATACAAACCATCACTTTCTTGGGATAAATCTTCATTATAAGGTGATGAATGATTTCCCATAGAAGGTTCAGGCATTCTTGGATCTATTAATAATGTGTGATTTTCTACTGCTGAATACGAAAATTGCGTAACATCAGTAAATTCTCCTGAGGCATTAGTTGGCTTGTTGTATTTGTAAATACCAGCAACCAAATCGTTTTGTGCCACACGCGGACTTTGAGGTGCAACTAACGCAATAAAATACTGCTCGTTATCATTGCCTGTAAAAGCCGTCATGTTGAGGTTCATGTTTGTTTGCTCTTCTACAGTGATAACTTTATCGATAGATTGAGTTTTAGTATTATCAGTAAAACCGATATACAACTGCCAATCTACTGTAGAACTACTCTCATTTGTAAACACAACATATCCTACGTAATACCCTTCAGTTGCATTATATGTTAGATTATATTCATGCGGACAAGAAGATTTATTACCATTCGCATCGGTCATAATTGGTAAAAAGGTAATTTTAGAATTATCGATGTTCTCACCTGTTTCTAATTTGGTGATGTTTAGATGAACCTCATTATAACCTTTATACAAAGTACCATTTAAAGCTTCTATGCTAATGCTATAATTTTCATTATTTGCGATAGTTACTTCTTCGAACTCAATATATTCTGTAGTTTCTATATTTAATTCGGCTTCGTAATTCGTTTTATCTAGCGTACAAGAAGTTATTACAATAGAAATTGCAATTACAATTATCTGTAAATGTTTCATTATTTTAGGACTGTTTTATTAAAAAACTGTTGAAAAACTAGTAGCAACAAATAGGAGAACAATTACTCGTTTTTAAGAAAGTATATTGCACATTATCAGCTAAACACAATTGCTATAATTGCATTTTTACTACTAAAAAGAAATCGTTAAGAAACACGCTTACCAAACACTGCGTAAAAAGCTTTTGTTTTAAAAAAAAACTTAACGGTGTGTTGTTCTTTACTATTAATTATTTCTAATTGATAGCACAGAACTAGATGCCTAATTAAAATTAATTAAGCACCAATTATTTGGTGTATTGCGTTTCTTAGTATGAAGAAATTAAGCGAGTGGTGGGTGAAAAACAACATCCGTATAATGGAATTTATAGGTGTTATTATATGAAGTACTTATTTTTAAATTTTCGTCTTTAGACAAAAGGAAAGATTCTTTGTGAGTTGTTTCTTGAAAATAAACGATAGAAATTTCTACTTTAAAAGATTGGTTTTTTTCATTACCACTTTCAGAATCTCCTGCCTTCACAATTTGTTTTGCTAAATGACATTTACCGTTACACTGTAACTCTGGAGCATCTTTGTTTTCACAAAGTTCGTTTTTAATATAATCGTAAAAAGCAGCATACTCCAATAATGGAAGCAAGGGTTTGGTAAGCAAGAATACCGATAAAAATATGGCAGCTATTTTCACGATGCAAATATCTTGTTTTTTTATAAAATTTCCTAAGATTACTAATCTTATAAAAAATAGATAGTATTTTATCGCTGTAACCTTCCAGTAGTATTTCCTTCTAGAATACTCATTACTTCTTTTTCGTTTGCATAATTAATATCACCTAAATAGGTGTGTTTAATGGCACAAGCAGCGCTACCAAATTGCATTGCTTTATAGTCATCAAATTTTTGTAAACCATGTATTATTCCGGCTGCAAAAGCATCACCAGTCCCAATTCTGTCTACAATATGCGTAATGTCTAAATCTTGAGTTTCTTTAAATTCTTTACCGTTCCACATTCTCGCTCTAATTTTATGCCAAGAAGAATTGATAGAAGTTCTAATTTTATCAAATACTTTTTCTATGGTAGGATATGTTTCCATTAACTGTTTACTAGCCTCAATAAAATCGTCGTTAGAGTAAGAGTAATTGGTTTCTAGAAGTTCATTTATTTCATTTACACCACCAATAAAAACGGTGGAATAATTTACTAATTCTGATAAAATTTCTTTTGGAGTACCTCCCCATTTCCATAAACCACTTCTGTATGTAGGATCTGCAGAAATTCCCATACCTTTTTTTTGGGCAAGAATTAATCCTTCTTTTAAAGTTTCATAACCACCTTTACAAAGCGCAGGTGTGATACCGGTCCAATGAAACCATTTTCCTTGCTTTAAAGATTTTTCCCAATTTACCATTTCTGGTTGAATTTCAGAAAAAGAAGAGTGAGATCTATTATAAGAAATAGAGCTCGGTCTCATAACAGCACCAACTTCTAAAAAATAAACACCTAAAGGTCTGTTAGAACGAACAATTGCTGAAGTGCTTACGTCAAATTTTCTTAGAAAAGAAATTGCAGTATCACCTATAAAATCATCAGAAACACATGAAATATGTTTTACATCTTGTCCAAAATTGGCT
Protein-coding regions in this window:
- a CDS encoding sugar kinase, whose translation is MNQIITFGEVLMRISPSGNKKFIQSNQVEFYFGGTELNVGISVANFGQDVKHISCVSDDFIGDTAISFLRKFDVSTSAIVRSNRPLGVYFLEVGAVMRPSSISYNRSHSSFSEIQPEMVNWEKSLKQGKWFHWTGITPALCKGGYETLKEGLILAQKKGMGISADPTYRSGLWKWGGTPKEILSELVNYSTVFIGGVNEINELLETNYSYSNDDFIEASKQLMETYPTIEKVFDKIRTSINSSWHKIRARMWNGKEFKETQDLDITHIVDRIGTGDAFAAGIIHGLQKFDDYKAMQFGSAACAIKHTYLGDINYANEKEVMSILEGNTTGRLQR